From the genome of Lentilactobacillus buchneri, one region includes:
- a CDS encoding type II toxin-antitoxin system PemK/MazF family toxin, producing MSNHPITHYDYHGYTPKQGDLVYINFDPSIGREIKKRRPAIVVSSDAFNSRTGFVTICPITSTIRDLPFFINLHGNKLHGQINASQLRTIDFMAKERHIEFVERAASTDFMQTAKIIMDGLGFESIINNL from the coding sequence ATGTCAAATCACCCAATTACCCATTATGATTATCATGGTTACACTCCTAAGCAAGGGGATCTGGTTTACATTAATTTTGATCCAAGTATTGGTCGCGAAATTAAGAAACGTCGTCCAGCCATTGTAGTTAGCAGTGACGCTTTTAACTCGCGGACTGGTTTTGTAACCATCTGTCCTATTACCAGTACTATTAGAGACTTACCATTTTTCATCAATTTACACGGTAACAAATTACACGGTCAAATCAATGCATCACAACTGCGAACAATTGATTTCATGGCCAAAGAACGCCATATTGAATTTGTAGAACGAGCCGCCAGCACAGACTTTATGCAAACTGCCAAAATCATTATGGATGGGCTTGGTTTTGAGAGCATCATTAATAATCTTTAA
- a CDS encoding SDR family oxidoreductase translates to MGRLSNKVAVITGGANGIGLATATRFATEGAKVVITDVNDTNRETALKKIGNGAIFIQQDVSKEADWAMVFEKVIDVFGKVDILFNNAGIAAMGDAEHFTAEQWHQIMAVDLDGVAFGIKHAIQNMKTNGGSIINMSSIEGLIGYPNLFAFTAAKGGVRLMTKSAALYCAQQKYNIRVNSVHPGPIHKPEKDNDPKEQKLVSEHLPMLPLGRFGETAEVANLILYLASDESSYSTGSEFLVDGGYTAQ, encoded by the coding sequence ATGGGACGTTTAAGTAATAAAGTTGCAGTTATCACTGGAGGCGCGAACGGAATTGGGCTAGCCACAGCCACTCGGTTTGCTACAGAAGGGGCAAAAGTTGTTATTACTGATGTTAACGATACCAATCGGGAAACAGCCCTGAAGAAAATTGGCAATGGGGCGATCTTTATCCAACAAGATGTTTCTAAGGAAGCTGATTGGGCCATGGTATTTGAAAAGGTTATTGACGTGTTTGGAAAAGTTGATATTTTGTTTAATAATGCCGGAATTGCGGCAATGGGGGATGCGGAACATTTCACTGCTGAGCAATGGCATCAGATTATGGCCGTTGATTTAGACGGAGTTGCATTTGGAATCAAGCATGCCATTCAAAATATGAAAACTAATGGTGGTTCGATTATTAATATGTCCTCTATTGAAGGCTTAATTGGCTATCCGAATTTATTTGCCTTCACTGCAGCAAAAGGTGGGGTCCGGTTGATGACGAAATCAGCGGCATTATATTGTGCTCAGCAAAAGTACAATATTCGTGTGAATTCAGTTCATCCGGGGCCAATCCATAAGCCTGAAAAAGATAATGATCCTAAAGAGCAGAAGTTAGTTAGCGAGCATTTGCCAATGCTTCCATTGGGGCGCTTTGGTGAAACTGCAGAAGTTGCAAATTTGATTTTATATTTAGCTTCTGATGAATCATCTTATTCTACCGGCAGCGAATTTCTGGTAGATGGCGGTTATACCGCACAATAA
- a CDS encoding DUF7601 domain-containing protein encodes MKKRTSFWIQAIGVLTLVLGNFFTAGTALADVISTKEVVVDNAKLIDDKRALVTKSKVGDSANLAFDMTVGGLSQAGTVHFDYNADYFKVKKKQFKFSNGDTKVVVDIDGEESTISWTNAIDKTDLEVILPVKFNRTVNDRELDFVVDDEKIKLPTLTVLDEDEKVKQEETTDQPDGDLQDDDILKQALADEKASDEAQAAREAEEAKQAEAKKEAEVKTEDQAEPKKETEINENSSQADDIQQPKQSNSDKAEALLKEKREADQKKAEEKSRQAIEENRKAEEQAAVGTQNDPRTVKDNGESKESQTPQTPDVSDLKGAKEAVASDDSDAEEPTSNELTRQLPGNGVFGDEGKTDITDAIHAASNPQFFTSINFNYIDKDGNPQNQKVPSVLEQELQLPAILREHKNIEITYLWDIDSIKENTGIDIKDGDYYQFDLKGLKYEYGPSGSFDEYITYGGRTIGRFIMTRDAEDRDTQHAKIIFLPGDLEGVTNIDYKAKIKTEINANAEEISFGESTKGEYPIKVEEDLVSIQKDGVFHTSNGVTDLDMLEWTSTFKVQDGKEANKVTLRDKFGGGYATANDKVSYEFEVKGADGQTVSITKNHDDYDKLVATGPNFQFNAKGLGLERGIIEIKVKMITPVTNFNNRDFKNTIRATDVEIVGVKDPAKTLDVTATITRENGQVKKTAKMDKDGSIKYTVEFTVDPGQTNIVLKDTLNSKRFTFSENIDDYTLIPSVTGWMKGDPKIDGQTLTVEFADVIVPSENEGSKVYKFSYIIKPTADVTDKDYQSISNTVEVNGQKKGNHFGPQINSKNNVSLDWQKMMSSWSIHVNQINRQIDGSFKITEPIEGETLNFLDYKKFYNSFTDTDGLTEEVKKRISFSKHENDQTWDYTIIDGEAYWGKNKDNKAFSVKLSGNQIIITVENLPAGEKSFNIYLKDVPLDKEKILNANYAQLEKICNYAGLEYSGSDDASVKTCVNQGGLIRNNISKDGQLDKDFLNNGLINWTTRFNYRQYLGSNEHAALVTDGIDITDEVGPDVIKDATGKLTKRNLQDIQQRLQDTLQISLARINSDGRGVSDSQRLVDDQYEVRVDVDENHKVTFNLKLSEDAYNNIYLDHENADGESVLGKKVFELKYQSKVLNFKADEEATYEHLKTWTFNNKVTAGWKLNADDETRHTLEAKASVSYADGGHLLDKSGKLLEHNLELDEGDGQTRSVGAVKWNLAINGNGYELRSPVKLTDTLSGGHYHLKTNDDRYKLKIYEAKRSLVNKEVHYTKISDKALIEGHDYDVVYSDTLNTMTINVNNSYKVKTPLLVEYHTVTSKTVGTTYSNEIKLTIASKDFEDKEEIQSSAEVAGQYTTFAANVKKVDATTGAPLEGVKFQLQMKDLDSIWKNVGEPKATDKDGFASFDGLYDKPTYRIIETQGLENYDDRWVSKEFTIKDAQEETEDGNENTYCVTAKNHRTNALKIKKTVTNSLNTNKDDKFEFKVYVINDEGDVDTDFNDDFTYDIDGDESVVNFKEGVSTNLQEIKDGQVITIHGLPQDKTYRVIESANGSYSTTHSLDNLTTVEPDGNGGNETDTFQMMIGKNAPAGIVQFTNDVQTTHFGFSKTIQGPNANADKNKEFDFMLKVLDDDNQPDKSFNGTIEGIKHSGGDIPVKFKFTGGVAKEIIYTDGSTAPIKLKTGESYRNIQLPANVKVKVYEKQDTQYTEVHYKVGDGDENEAGNSDEDGWKATGSINATNTMLKFINRQVVNQFEFEKTVAGDMPEGVVDFKFKVKANDDATRNAIKGQKYKAVVKNSTTDRIINSGDITFDDEGAVTEIEYGVTGIKEITLKDNEKLVILGLPKDATKFTVTELSEGHYDTNTHVDGEEKKNDSKAADIELNRENFKNSIQFENISPDLVPFTLRKTVSGTVAAGDKDKAFEFVLTIKNPPANWGDAKTKEFKADNADGKITFTKDNDVYKSEIIKLKADQGITIYISKGLLLEAQETKTHGFEVSHKFGNHTEDGDTHELTTDKDMADLIFNNHSLKTGIEVKKTVKGETVGDEDFNKQFRFRVEGTSENGGRLDGTFTLRKYEVSGKYTDTPVSFNANNIIAFNLKHDQKAQLLGLPIGANIQVTETKASSEGYDPSYKVNENTEKSGNVAPEFVTEEGKLGTVIFTNTKFEAETAELKISKHLAGGGIIDADKNKTFQFVIEANASVDGEYDALVNGHDKVKVTFTDGKATVNMKADENILIYGLPSEHNTYTVTETNGSGFHTQYQLNGTRMEDGVKTKEFQLVDKDRVNVDFTNSKDTEKVASLKINKEIAGDGLTTSDHDRDFNFRIYSGVTGEFKATKVDQHGDSHEITVKFADGQSDVLTLKDSESLTVTGLPIDYTYAVGEEYVDGFAPTYQVNGAKVQEGMTTQTFKLVEDQKGTVEFTNTKNGEMELGILSVSKFVNELGDRARKFEFHIEATDGANNPLNGTFKTQVTTNGQVVEGSIQFNGGNGSFTLIHGQSIKFFIPLGAKYEVSEKDYSADGYVTTVTKRTAVVNSPTVTGTATKEDDSIVYHNDLEDDEGELPLPGEDGDDASSGTLDSNDTTGTSGKSGTLDSPMGIPSSGYTGKSALPQTGEDNNTLPMVIGMFMLVGLLGTATIYYAKRKQEK; translated from the coding sequence ATGAAGAAAAGGACAAGCTTTTGGATACAAGCAATTGGCGTGTTGACGCTGGTTCTGGGGAATTTCTTTACTGCCGGAACCGCTTTAGCCGACGTGATTTCGACTAAGGAAGTTGTCGTCGATAACGCGAAATTGATTGATGATAAACGTGCATTAGTAACGAAATCAAAAGTTGGCGACTCCGCCAACTTGGCATTTGATATGACAGTGGGTGGGCTATCGCAGGCCGGCACTGTGCACTTTGACTATAATGCTGATTATTTCAAAGTGAAGAAGAAACAATTCAAATTTTCAAATGGTGACACCAAAGTCGTCGTCGACATTGATGGCGAAGAGTCAACCATTTCATGGACCAACGCCATTGATAAGACCGACCTCGAGGTGATTTTGCCGGTGAAATTCAATCGGACTGTCAATGACCGCGAGTTGGACTTTGTGGTGGACGATGAAAAGATCAAGCTGCCAACTTTGACGGTGCTTGATGAAGACGAAAAAGTCAAACAAGAAGAGACAACCGATCAGCCAGACGGCGACCTGCAAGATGATGACATCTTGAAGCAAGCGCTGGCTGACGAAAAGGCATCCGATGAAGCTCAAGCTGCCCGCGAGGCGGAAGAAGCTAAGCAGGCTGAGGCTAAAAAGGAAGCTGAAGTTAAGACCGAAGACCAAGCAGAACCAAAGAAAGAAACCGAAATTAATGAGAACTCTTCTCAAGCTGATGACATTCAGCAGCCAAAGCAATCGAACAGCGATAAGGCTGAAGCTTTACTGAAGGAGAAGCGTGAGGCTGATCAGAAGAAGGCTGAGGAGAAGAGCCGTCAGGCGATTGAAGAGAATCGTAAGGCAGAAGAACAAGCAGCTGTTGGGACACAAAATGATCCGAGAACAGTCAAAGATAATGGTGAGAGCAAGGAATCTCAAACACCACAAACACCAGATGTTTCTGATCTGAAGGGTGCAAAAGAAGCCGTTGCCAGCGATGACTCAGATGCTGAGGAGCCGACAAGTAACGAATTGACTCGGCAATTACCGGGAAATGGTGTGTTCGGTGATGAAGGAAAAACTGATATTACCGATGCTATCCACGCTGCCTCAAACCCTCAATTCTTCACCTCAATCAATTTTAACTATATTGACAAGGATGGTAACCCTCAAAATCAGAAAGTGCCATCTGTACTTGAACAGGAGCTTCAACTACCGGCTATTCTTCGAGAGCATAAAAATATTGAGATTACTTATCTTTGGGATATTGATAGCATTAAGGAAAATACCGGGATTGACATTAAAGATGGCGACTACTACCAATTTGATCTTAAGGGATTGAAGTATGAATACGGTCCATCAGGTTCCTTTGACGAATACATCACCTATGGGGGCCGGACAATTGGTCGGTTTATCATGACCCGTGATGCAGAGGACCGCGACACGCAACATGCTAAGATTATTTTCCTTCCTGGAGACTTGGAAGGTGTGACTAACATTGATTACAAGGCAAAAATCAAGACCGAAATCAATGCGAACGCCGAAGAAATTAGTTTTGGTGAAAGTACTAAAGGTGAATATCCAATTAAAGTCGAAGAAGATTTGGTATCTATTCAAAAAGATGGTGTGTTCCACACATCTAATGGGGTAACGGATCTTGATATGCTTGAATGGACATCTACCTTTAAGGTGCAGGACGGTAAAGAAGCAAATAAGGTTACCCTGAGAGATAAATTCGGTGGCGGCTATGCAACCGCCAATGATAAAGTCAGCTATGAGTTTGAAGTGAAAGGTGCTGACGGGCAGACAGTGTCCATCACCAAAAATCATGATGATTATGATAAATTGGTAGCCACCGGTCCAAATTTCCAATTTAACGCTAAAGGACTTGGGCTTGAACGGGGAATAATTGAAATTAAAGTGAAAATGATAACCCCCGTAACTAATTTCAACAATCGAGATTTCAAAAATACAATTCGTGCGACGGATGTCGAAATTGTTGGTGTGAAAGACCCTGCCAAAACGTTGGATGTCACGGCGACGATCACCCGTGAAAATGGTCAGGTGAAGAAGACTGCAAAGATGGATAAAGACGGCAGCATCAAATATACCGTTGAATTCACCGTCGATCCTGGTCAAACAAATATTGTGTTGAAGGATACTTTGAATTCCAAGAGATTTACGTTTAGTGAGAATATTGATGATTACACATTAATACCATCCGTTACCGGTTGGATGAAAGGTGATCCCAAAATTGACGGTCAGACGTTGACGGTTGAGTTTGCTGATGTAATTGTTCCCAGCGAAAACGAAGGGTCAAAGGTATATAAGTTTAGTTACATCATTAAGCCAACAGCAGACGTGACTGACAAAGATTACCAGAGTATCAGCAATACGGTTGAGGTGAACGGCCAAAAGAAGGGTAATCACTTTGGTCCCCAAATCAACAGTAAGAACAACGTGAGCTTGGATTGGCAAAAGATGATGAGCTCATGGAGCATCCACGTCAACCAAATCAATCGACAAATTGATGGTTCATTCAAGATCACGGAACCAATCGAAGGGGAGACACTCAACTTCTTGGATTATAAGAAGTTTTATAACAGTTTTACAGATACAGATGGTTTGACTGAAGAAGTTAAGAAACGAATTTCATTTTCCAAGCATGAAAATGATCAAACATGGGATTACACGATCATCGATGGAGAAGCATACTGGGGCAAGAACAAGGACAACAAAGCATTCAGTGTCAAACTTTCCGGTAACCAGATTATCATCACCGTTGAGAATTTACCGGCTGGTGAAAAATCATTTAATATTTATCTAAAGGATGTTCCATTGGACAAAGAAAAAATCTTAAATGCTAATTATGCCCAACTTGAAAAAATTTGTAACTATGCTGGGTTAGAATACTCAGGGTCTGATGACGCAAGTGTAAAGACTTGCGTCAATCAGGGAGGCCTCATCCGAAACAACATTTCAAAGGATGGGCAATTGGATAAGGATTTCCTGAACAATGGCCTCATTAATTGGACGACGCGTTTCAACTACCGGCAATACCTGGGTTCAAATGAGCACGCCGCCTTGGTCACTGATGGGATTGATATCACTGATGAAGTTGGACCGGATGTGATCAAAGACGCTACTGGAAAGCTTACTAAACGTAATCTTCAAGATATTCAGCAACGTTTACAAGATACCCTCCAGATCTCCCTGGCTAGGATTAACTCTGATGGTCGCGGCGTATCTGACAGTCAAAGGTTAGTTGATGATCAATATGAAGTTCGGGTTGATGTTGATGAAAATCATAAAGTAACTTTTAACTTAAAGTTATCCGAAGATGCTTACAACAATATCTATCTGGATCATGAGAATGCCGATGGTGAGAGTGTACTCGGTAAAAAAGTGTTCGAGTTGAAATATCAATCAAAAGTCTTGAACTTTAAGGCCGATGAAGAAGCGACCTATGAACATCTCAAAACTTGGACATTTAATAACAAAGTCACTGCCGGATGGAAACTGAATGCTGACGATGAGACTCGTCATACCCTTGAAGCAAAGGCGAGTGTATCTTACGCAGATGGCGGTCATTTACTCGACAAGTCAGGGAAGTTGCTCGAACACAACCTTGAATTAGACGAGGGTGACGGGCAGACCCGATCCGTTGGAGCCGTTAAATGGAATTTGGCAATTAACGGGAATGGCTACGAACTTAGATCGCCAGTTAAACTAACCGATACGCTTAGTGGTGGGCACTACCACTTGAAGACCAACGATGATCGCTACAAGCTGAAAATCTATGAAGCAAAACGATCCTTGGTCAATAAGGAAGTTCATTACACTAAGATATCGGATAAAGCCTTAATTGAAGGCCACGATTATGATGTGGTTTACTCCGATACCTTGAATACGATGACGATTAATGTGAATAACTCATATAAGGTTAAAACACCGCTATTGGTTGAGTATCATACCGTTACTTCCAAGACGGTTGGGACAACCTATAGTAATGAGATCAAGTTGACAATTGCTTCTAAAGATTTTGAAGACAAAGAAGAAATCCAATCAAGTGCAGAAGTTGCCGGGCAGTACACAACTTTCGCTGCCAACGTTAAGAAAGTTGATGCCACGACTGGCGCTCCACTTGAAGGCGTCAAATTCCAACTTCAAATGAAAGATCTGGATAGTATTTGGAAAAATGTTGGTGAACCTAAAGCAACCGACAAAGACGGTTTCGCATCATTCGACGGCCTTTACGATAAACCGACCTACCGGATTATCGAAACTCAGGGCCTAGAGAATTATGATGATAGATGGGTTTCAAAAGAATTTACCATTAAAGATGCCCAAGAAGAAACTGAAGACGGCAATGAGAACACTTATTGCGTCACTGCTAAGAATCACCGAACTAATGCTTTGAAGATTAAAAAGACGGTTACCAATTCACTGAATACCAATAAAGACGATAAGTTTGAATTTAAGGTATATGTGATCAACGACGAGGGTGATGTCGATACCGACTTCAATGACGATTTCACCTACGATATTGATGGTGACGAAAGTGTTGTGAACTTCAAAGAAGGGGTTTCAACTAATCTTCAAGAGATCAAAGACGGTCAGGTGATCACCATTCACGGATTACCACAGGACAAAACGTACCGGGTGATCGAATCAGCCAATGGTTCATACAGCACAACCCACTCACTTGACAACTTAACGACGGTTGAACCTGATGGAAATGGCGGTAATGAAACAGATACTTTCCAAATGATGATCGGTAAGAATGCTCCAGCTGGAATCGTGCAGTTTACCAATGATGTTCAGACGACGCATTTTGGATTCTCCAAAACAATCCAAGGTCCAAATGCCAATGCTGACAAGAACAAGGAATTTGATTTCATGCTGAAGGTATTGGATGACGACAATCAGCCGGATAAGAGCTTTAACGGCACGATTGAAGGAATCAAACACTCAGGTGGAGACATTCCAGTCAAGTTTAAATTTACCGGTGGTGTTGCCAAAGAAATCATCTACACAGATGGTAGCACGGCACCGATTAAGCTGAAGACTGGTGAAAGCTATCGGAACATCCAATTGCCAGCCAATGTAAAAGTGAAGGTATATGAAAAACAAGATACCCAATATACCGAAGTTCATTACAAAGTTGGCGATGGGGATGAGAATGAAGCCGGCAATTCGGATGAAGATGGCTGGAAGGCAACTGGTTCAATTAATGCTACGAATACTATGTTGAAATTCATTAACCGACAAGTTGTGAACCAGTTTGAATTTGAAAAAACAGTTGCTGGTGACATGCCAGAGGGCGTCGTTGACTTCAAGTTTAAAGTGAAGGCAAATGATGATGCCACTCGTAATGCGATTAAGGGGCAGAAATACAAAGCAGTTGTTAAAAATTCTACTACTGACAGAATTATTAACAGTGGTGATATCACATTTGACGATGAAGGTGCCGTAACAGAAATTGAGTATGGTGTAACCGGAATTAAGGAGATCACCCTTAAGGACAATGAAAAGCTGGTGATTCTTGGATTGCCAAAAGATGCAACCAAGTTTACAGTGACTGAACTAAGCGAGGGCCACTACGACACCAACACACATGTTGATGGCGAGGAAAAGAAGAATGACAGCAAAGCAGCTGACATTGAACTGAACAGGGAAAACTTCAAGAACTCAATCCAGTTCGAAAATATTTCTCCCGACCTTGTTCCATTCACATTGCGGAAAACGGTTAGTGGCACCGTAGCAGCGGGAGACAAGGATAAAGCATTTGAGTTTGTGTTGACTATCAAGAATCCACCCGCAAATTGGGGTGACGCAAAGACTAAAGAATTTAAGGCGGACAACGCGGATGGCAAGATTACGTTCACTAAAGACAATGACGTGTACAAATCTGAAATCATCAAATTGAAAGCTGATCAGGGGATTACCATCTATATTTCAAAGGGCTTGTTGCTTGAAGCTCAAGAAACTAAAACTCACGGATTTGAAGTTAGCCACAAATTTGGTAACCATACCGAAGACGGTGATACTCATGAATTGACGACTGACAAGGATATGGCTGATTTAATCTTCAATAACCATTCGCTTAAGACTGGCATTGAAGTCAAGAAGACAGTAAAGGGCGAAACCGTTGGGGATGAAGATTTCAACAAGCAGTTTAGATTTAGAGTTGAAGGAACCAGTGAAAACGGTGGCAGATTAGACGGAACATTCACCCTTCGCAAATACGAAGTAAGTGGTAAGTACACCGACACACCTGTTTCGTTTAATGCTAACAACATCATTGCCTTCAACCTCAAGCATGACCAAAAGGCCCAACTCCTTGGCCTACCAATTGGTGCCAACATCCAAGTAACTGAAACCAAGGCAAGTAGTGAAGGCTACGATCCAAGTTACAAGGTCAACGAAAACACCGAGAAGTCAGGCAATGTCGCTCCAGAGTTTGTGACTGAGGAAGGTAAATTGGGGACCGTGATTTTCACCAACACCAAATTTGAAGCCGAAACGGCCGAGCTGAAGATCAGCAAGCACCTTGCTGGCGGCGGCATCATCGACGCTGACAAGAACAAGACCTTCCAGTTCGTGATTGAAGCTAACGCAAGTGTTGATGGCGAATACGACGCACTCGTAAACGGTCATGACAAAGTGAAAGTGACGTTTACTGATGGCAAAGCCACTGTCAATATGAAGGCTGACGAAAATATTCTGATTTATGGCTTGCCAAGTGAACACAACACCTACACTGTTACTGAAACCAACGGTTCCGGTTTCCACACGCAGTACCAACTCAACGGAACCCGGATGGAAGACGGCGTTAAGACCAAAGAATTTCAGCTGGTTGATAAGGATCGCGTCAACGTGGACTTCACCAACAGCAAGGACACCGAGAAAGTTGCCAGCTTGAAGATTAACAAGGAAATTGCCGGCGATGGTTTGACAACCAGCGACCACGACCGTGACTTCAACTTCCGCATCTACTCTGGTGTAACTGGCGAATTCAAGGCCACCAAGGTTGACCAGCACGGAGACTCACACGAAATCACTGTGAAATTCGCCGACGGTCAATCCGACGTGCTTACCTTGAAGGACAGCGAATCATTGACAGTTACCGGCTTGCCGATTGATTACACTTATGCGGTGGGCGAAGAATATGTTGATGGCTTTGCACCAACCTATCAGGTGAACGGCGCCAAGGTTCAAGAAGGGATGACCACTCAAACCTTCAAGTTAGTTGAAGATCAAAAAGGGACGGTTGAATTTACCAACACCAAGAATGGGGAAATGGAACTGGGAATCCTCTCTGTGAGCAAATTTGTGAACGAACTGGGCGACAGAGCTCGCAAGTTTGAATTCCACATTGAAGCAACCGATGGGGCTAACAACCCACTGAACGGGACGTTTAAGACCCAGGTCACAACCAATGGCCAAGTTGTTGAAGGTTCCATTCAATTCAACGGTGGTAACGGCAGCTTCACATTAATTCATGGCCAGTCCATCAAGTTCTTCATTCCGCTTGGTGCGAAATATGAAGTGTCTGAAAAGGACTACTCAGCTGATGGCTATGTAACAACTGTTACCAAGCGAACAGCGGTTGTGAACAGTCCAACGGTTACCGGAACGGCGACTAAAGAAGATGACAGCATCGTTTACCACAACGATTTGGAAGACGATGAAGGCGAATTACCATTACCCGGCGAAGACGGCGACGATGCATCCTCTGGTACGCTCGACAGCAATGACACCACCGGAACTTCCGGCAAGTCAGGCACCCTCGACAGCCCAATGGGAATCCCGTCATCCGGCTATACCGGCAAGTCCGCCTTACCGCAAACCGGCGAAGACAACAACACACTGCCGATGGTGATTGGAATGTTCATGCTGGTTGGCTTACTGGGAACAGCAACGATTTACTACGCCAAGCGCAAACAAGAGAAATGA
- the mazE gene encoding type II toxin-antitoxin system PemI/MazE family antitoxin codes for MKARKQGNTLVLSIPKQFKVAEGTEFMSMQAADGSLIYTPKAPNIYQDPKYATTDLRFIPKDTNDQPVGREEI; via the coding sequence TTGAAAGCACGTAAGCAGGGTAACACTCTGGTTTTAAGTATTCCCAAGCAGTTCAAAGTCGCTGAGGGAACTGAATTTATGAGTATGCAGGCAGCTGATGGCAGCCTCATCTATACACCAAAAGCCCCAAATATTTACCAAGATCCCAAATATGCTACGACTGATCTTAGATTTATCCCCAAGGATACTAACGACCAACCAGTCGGTCGGGAGGAAATCTGA
- a CDS encoding SOS response-associated peptidase family protein — translation MCGRYMFEPKRSREIARIYELATQAGYEPTTGEVFPSDQTALVIAQQQKIQVVAMKWGFPGFHKGQLIINARSESVTEKKMFAKSFQARRCVYPTSGFFEWTPDKQKYWFNYKDQPEPLYIGGFYNIFEGTPQSILMTTEPNDSVSVIHNRMPLILKKSEIRAWLMDDEFANRFLTRQMPMLMRQKVTSE, via the coding sequence ATGTGTGGACGTTACATGTTTGAGCCAAAACGTAGCCGTGAAATCGCGCGGATCTATGAGCTGGCAACCCAAGCTGGCTATGAGCCAACAACGGGTGAAGTCTTCCCATCTGATCAAACGGCGCTGGTCATTGCCCAGCAGCAGAAAATTCAAGTTGTGGCGATGAAGTGGGGATTCCCAGGCTTTCACAAAGGGCAACTCATTATCAATGCTCGATCAGAGTCGGTCACTGAAAAGAAAATGTTTGCCAAGTCCTTCCAAGCCCGCCGATGCGTTTATCCAACCAGTGGCTTTTTTGAATGGACACCAGACAAGCAAAAGTATTGGTTCAACTACAAAGACCAACCCGAACCCTTATACATTGGCGGTTTCTACAATATCTTTGAAGGCACACCCCAAAGTATTTTGATGACCACTGAACCCAATGATTCCGTCAGTGTCATTCATAATCGAATGCCATTGATTTTGAAGAAGTCGGAGATTAGAGCTTGGTTGATGGATGATGAATTTGCGAATCGCTTTTTGACTCGGCAGATGCCGATGTTGATGCGACAGAAGGTTACTTCGGAATAA
- a CDS encoding LysR family transcriptional regulator — protein MNLTSLRYFIESAKYLNFTKAAEHLYVTQPTLSRQIMDLEAELGVQLFVRGRHTLTLTSEGDALLEQAIDIVTKFDNIKKTIQPHTNELTGKLTIGYQSFFDTTLMYDVLKSVTKKYPRVTLSLFRGTPLQLRRQLINNQCDAIFGLNTYIDSIPNIKTIELQKNKLQIAVPSTHPLANMKSVDIKRLANDNFIMLNRKISPFIVDYAISLCMKNGFSPHALYYVNDAEQALLHVGSGQGVTFLHSMNKVNNPVESYGVNLLDINGLDNDLNFVLGYKETNTNPITEIFVRELMKVHQQKDGSN, from the coding sequence ATGAACTTAACCAGTTTGCGATATTTTATCGAATCAGCTAAATACTTGAATTTTACAAAAGCAGCGGAACATCTTTATGTGACACAACCCACACTCAGCAGACAAATAATGGATCTTGAAGCAGAGCTTGGCGTCCAGTTGTTTGTTCGTGGAAGACACACGCTAACTCTGACTAGCGAAGGCGATGCGCTACTGGAACAAGCCATTGATATTGTGACGAAATTTGATAATATCAAGAAAACCATCCAGCCACATACTAATGAATTAACCGGCAAGCTCACAATCGGATATCAAAGTTTCTTTGATACTACGCTCATGTACGATGTCTTAAAGTCAGTAACTAAGAAATATCCAAGAGTCACCCTGTCACTTTTTCGTGGTACGCCACTTCAGTTAAGACGCCAGTTAATCAATAATCAGTGTGATGCTATCTTTGGCTTAAATACTTACATAGATAGCATTCCAAATATCAAGACAATTGAACTTCAAAAAAACAAGTTGCAAATTGCGGTACCCAGTACACATCCACTAGCCAACATGAAATCTGTTGATATTAAGCGATTGGCAAATGATAATTTCATTATGCTCAATCGCAAGATCTCACCATTCATTGTTGACTACGCGATCAGTCTTTGCATGAAAAATGGTTTCTCACCTCACGCGTTGTATTACGTAAATGATGCTGAGCAGGCATTGCTTCACGTGGGTTCTGGACAAGGGGTTACCTTCCTACACTCAATGAATAAGGTGAACAACCCAGTTGAAAGTTACGGCGTCAACCTGCTTGATATTAATGGTCTGGATAATGATTTGAACTTCGTTTTAGGTTACAAAGAAACTAATACCAATCCAATTACGGAAATTTTTGTCAGAGAATTAATGAAAGTTCACCAGCAAAAAGATGGCAGCAATTAA